ACAAAATCCGATGCCGGATTCTGAATGCGACTGAAGATGAACTGTCCGCGCTGCATGGGCAAAGTATAGCGATCCACAAAGCGCCCCTCCGTTCCGCCGATCGTCTCGCTGAGGGCATCGCTTTGTTGGTTGAGCAGCGACTGCCCGTCGTGCAGCGCTGCATATTGCAAGGTGTAACGACCGCGCGCACTTGCTTCTACGCCGCTTACGGTCATGAAGGCTTCGCCGTCGGCGACGCTTTCGGCGATAACGACAGATACATTCACGTTGCCGGGCGCATAATCATCATTTTCCAGGCGCGCCCCGCCCGGCATGGTTACGGCAAGTTTGGCATCGAAGCTGGCCGTAACGCTGGCCAGCAGCCAGTCGCCGCGCTTGACCGGAGCATTGCTGACATCGGAACCCTGTCCAAGGTCGCGGACAACAGATGCCGGACCAGAAAGACAGGCGCCAAAACTTGCGATGGCCAGCAGCGGCAGGATTTTTGAAAGAGGAAACGGCCGGATTGCCATAAGCGAGGATCTCCTTTTGCTTTGCATTGCGGGGCTATGGAATTGCATACCATCGGCGCGCTACAACCGGGCAAGCGACTTTTAGACTGCGATCCGCCGCCGCGGGTTCATTTGCCCGGCGGCGAAGGCAACGAACCGGGCGCGCTCGCCTGGCGCCGCTGCAGGGCCACGACGGTAATATCATCTTCCGGCGCCATCCCGGCGAGGTGCTCCTGGACACTGCGCTGGATCCGTTCCAGTCCCAGTTCGGGGCTGGCCAGACCCTGGCCCCGGAATTCGCGCGCCAGGCGCGCTTCGCCGTACATCTGCGAATAGCGGTTTTGCGCCTCAATGATGCCATCCGTAAAGAGCAGCACTGTTTCGCCGGCGGCCAGTTCTGTTTCTTCTATTTGAAAAGGCAGACTCTGGGAAAGTCCAATGATTGGCGCCGTTCGCCGCAACCTCCGCGTCCCGCCGTCGGCCTGCAGCGCCAGCTGATCGCCCAGTCCGGCAGAACAGTAGCGCAGGCGACCGTCGATCGCATCGACATCAACGATGATCGCCGGAAAATAGATCGGCATGCTCTGGTAACGAAACATCATCGCTTGATTCAATTGTCGCAGCGCTTCGTCCGGATTTTCAGCGCCGCGCTTGAGATGTTCATATTCGCTCTTGATCATCATTGTAACCAGCGCCGCCTGGACGCCGTGGCCCATGGCGTCGGCCAGAAAGATGCGCACCAGCCCTGGCTCGCGTTCAAAGATGTCATAGATATCGCCGCCAATATCGCCCGCCGGCTGGTAGAGCGCGGCAACGCGCAGCCCGCGAAAACCGTCGACCCGACGCGGCAGAATATTTTGCTGAACGACTCGCGCCAGTCCGATATCGCGCTGGATTGTGCGCAGTGCGCTTTCCAGCTGATTGCGCTGGCCGACCAGCTCCGAATTCAAGCGCGAAAGCTGTTCCTCAGCAGCCTTGCGCTGCCGAACCTCGCGCTCCAGCGATCGATTCCACAGATAAAACAGAGCGAAGGCCGCCGCCACGCCGGCGCCGATCAGAAGTCCGGTGCGTATCACCTCGGCCATGTCCACGCCGTACTCGTAGCGTACTGGCAGCCACTTCTGATTGATGGCGTTGCTCTCCGCCGCAGTAATGCTGGCCAGGGCCTTGTCCAGAATCGAGCGCAACTCCGGCTGGTCGCTGCGCACGGCCATACGCATCTCTGAACGGTATTCGGTGGGAGCGGCAATCTTGAGATTGGTCAATCCCATGCGAGAAATCTGCTGACTCATGACTGCCAGGTTATCGATCGCCGCGTCGGCCTCGCCAATGCTCACCTTGCGCAGCGCCTGACCGATCGTATCGGTATAGAGCAGGCGAACGCCGGGATAATCCTGAATCAACAGATCCGCCGTATAATAGGCGCGCGGCGCCGCCGCCACCTGATCATTCAGGTCGCCCAGCGCGCCCACAAATGGAGCGTCCGTTCGAGTCACAATGACAATCGGGTAGTCGATGTAGGTGCGAGTGAAGAGCAGGAATCGGCGATGCCGTGTGCTGTCGCTGATGCAGGGCAGTAGATCGATGCGGCCCTCTTCGGCCTGTTGGATCGAAGTCTGCCAGTTGAGTCCCGGCTGCGGCTGAAAGTGCAGGCCGGTACGTTGCTCGATCAGTTTGAGATAATCTGCCGCCACGCCCTGGTAGAGGCCATCGCTCTGGACAAATTCAAAGGGCGGCCAGTCCGTCGTGTAGCCGTGGATCACAACCGGATGCTGGCGAATCCATGCGCTTTCGGCGGCGCTCAATGCGAGACCCTGGACGCTGCCCTGTTCTGCGCCCAGCGCCGTTGTGGCGGCGACCTGGCCCAGCAGCAGGAAGAGGAATACCAGGGATCTGCGGGCCATGGGGCGCCAGGATAGTCGCTCTTTCGCCCGGGTCGTCAACTGCATTCGGGGCAGCGACGCTCTGCCGGCGGGCAAATGGAGCGGCGCCAGTTTCGGCTTGCCAGGCGAGATTTTCCGGTTCAGAATCGGCGCGACCGAGGCGCCGGACGGGCGGAGGCATGCGCAAGATTTGTAGTTTCATTCATTGCCTGCTTGCTGTGGCGCTTGCCGCAGCGCAGTGCGATCGGCCTGCGGAATTGCCGCGCGCCGATGGGGTGGTTGTAGGGGCGCTCTTTGGCGCGGGGGGGCAAGGCGATCAGAGCTTCAACGACATGACCTACAACGGTTTGATTCGGGCGCGCAAGGATTTTGGCTACGAGCTATTGAGCGAAGCGCCAGGCCCTTCGCCCGCTGAACGCGAGCGCGCCTTGCAGCGATTGCTCAAGGCTCGCGCCCAGGTCATTGTAGTCAGTGGATGGGAATTTGAACAACTCATCCGCAACGCTGCCCGTCAACGACCTGACGTACGTTTTGTATTTCATGACTTGCCGATTGAGGGCTATGACAATGTCTCCTCCACTGTCTTCAATCATCAGCAGGGCGCCTATCTGGCCGGCGCGCTGGCTGGATGGCAGACAGAGAGCGGCGTGGTCGGATTCATTGGCGGAATGGATAGTCCGACCTTGCACGAATTCCAGCAGGGATTCAGCGATGGCGCGCGCTTTGCGCGGCCGACGGTGCGCGTCCTGGCAGCCTACGCTGCTGCGGAGGGGGACTTTCATGGCTTTGAGGATCCGGATCGCGGCGCAGCGCTTGCATTGCAGCAATATGCAAACGGCGCCGACATCATTTTTGCCGCCGCGGGTCTTACTAACAATGGCGTGATCGAAGCCGCCCGGCGCCAGCGCCGTTTTGCGATTGGCGTTGATGCCGATCAGGATCACCTGGCTCGCGGCTATGTGCTGACCAGTATGATGAAGCGGCTGGACGTGGCGACTTACGAAGAACTCCGACAAATCGCCGGAGGGCAGTTCAAACCCGGCGTCCACCGCTACGGCCTGGCCAGCGGCGGCGTGAGTCTGAGCGAAATGAAATACACGCGCGATAGAATCCCTGAGTCGACGCTGCAAAAGCTGGAAGCTCTGCGCAAGCAACTGATCGAAAGCGAGCAATCGGATGCGGGCGGATCATGAAGGCTTGCTCCATTGCGCTTTCGATTTTCTTGCTTCTTTCGTCCGGTTGTAGCGCTTCGTTGCAAGCATGGCAGCTGCAGCGCGAAACGGAAGAGCTGGCCCGGCGCTTTGATCGCGCCACAGTAGAAAAAATTGAGATCCTTTCCGGGGAGTGCCAGGCGCGCGCCCATTTTGACTGGAGAAGATCAGACGTACAAGACGCCTACCTGATCCCCAACAATGCCGAACAATTACGCGAGCTCAACATGCTGGACGAGTCGCTGGCGCTGCAGGCTCTGCTGGCCCAGGCGCGACGCGCCGAAGAATGGCGCTTCGATACGCTTGCGTTGTTGAGCGCCAGCCAGACTCCCGAAGGTTTTGCGCGCATCGTAGCCTTCGAGGCGCCGCCGCCGCAAGGCATAGTCCCCTGCACTCTTTTGCAGCTGGCCGGCGCGCCGGAGGCGCAACAGGCGCTGCGCGGAGAAAGCGCCCTCGGACCCCGGGAGCGCGACGCCTTTGGCTATACACAGAGCGCCGCGGCGCCCTTGAATGCGGCGCCACACAGTACGACGCCAGCCCTCTTGCGCATCCACGCACTGTATCGCCGCCTCGCGGCGCTCAATGCGCGCGTCGTTTCCAGAGCGCACTGAGCAACAACAAGGCGATGCTCAGCAGGTCGACGGCCGGCAAGAGCAGCGTGATTGGATGCAGAATACCCAGTGCTACCAGCGCGGCAAAGAAGAAACAGGTAAACAGTCCGCCGCGTTTCCCGGCCTCGATCAGCGGCGTCAGACGGTAGGCAACGGCGCAGAGATTGTAGGCGGAAAGCAAAATCAAATTCCAGGCCAGCAGCGGCAGCGGGCCCGCCAGCAGGCGTCCGACAAAATGATCAGGCGGCAAACGAAAGAAGTCGAGGAAACTTGCCGGCGCGGCAAGAATCCACGCCGCCAGGCCAATCATGTAAATGGCAAAGAGCAAACGATTCCACTCCGCCATGCCGCGCCCGGCAGCGTCGCCTGCCGACGACGGATCTTGCTGAGCGCGGCGCAACTTGAAGTGCAAGATGATTCCGGAAAGTCCGTGGCTCAAATCGAGAAAGGCCGCTATGCATAGATAAACTGGCAGGTGCAGCGCCAGCAGCGGCGCCATCTCGCCGCCATCCTCCAGCATCCGCGCCGCGCTGAGGCCAAAGGCGACGGCGTTGAGACTGCGGCCCACAGCGCTGACCAGCTGAAAAGGCGCCAGGGCAGCGCCTTTGGCATGCCAGATGGCGTAGATGCCATGAAAAAGCGCCAGCGGAACAATATAGACCCACGTAGAAATCGGCGCGCCGCCGCGCCACTCGACAAGCAGCCAGGCCAGCACGCCAACCGCACTCAGCGCCTGAATCAAGCTGACCATGCGCATCCAACGCGTTGCAAAGGACAGTTCTGCTGCGACCATACACATCTGCAAAACGGCCGCATGTCGCAGTCATCCTCTTTTTGGGAAGTCCATTGCGACCGCTCCGCTGCGGCTGGCAATCGCTTGTCGCTGCTGACCGGATGGAGGCTCCTGACCGTGGCGACCTGCATGCTCAACTCGAAATGTTCGGCTCTCTGATTTATGAGTACAGATGTGAATCGTGATTTTGATGCGCTGGTGATAGGCGCCGGACCGGCGGGAGTCAGCGCCGCCATCTGGCTTCAGCTCCTGGGCCTGCGTCCGCTACTGATCGAACGCTCGAAGCGTGTTGGCGGCCTGCTCTATCAATTTGATCAGCCCAATCTCTGGATGCCGGGATTGCCGGCACAGAGCGGACCGCAGTACGCAGCAGCGCTGGCGGAACACCTGCAACTCGTTGGCGCAGAGTTGCGTCTGCAGTCTGAACTCGTCGCCGTTGAAAGAAATGCAGATGGCTTTCATTGCCAGGTGCAAAATGCTACTGGCAGTGCGCTGGAGCGCATCCAGGCGCGTCGCCTGGTCATGGCCAGCGGCGTGCGGTCCCGGGACGGCGGATTGCAGGCGGGCCCGGGAGTGGTGATTGGGCCCGGCCAGGCCCTGGACCAGGCGCCGGTGGCTGGATTGCGCGTTGCTTTGTTGGGCGGCGGCGACAATGCCGCTGAATACTACACGATTCTAAATAAAAAGCATCCAGCCTTGATTCACGTCTACGCCCGCACGCTGCGCGCGCGCCCGGCGCTGGCCGAGCGCATTGCCGAAGGCGACCTTTTTGCCGGAGCCTACAGCGTGGACCTATCGACATTGCAGATTCAGCGCGACGGTCAACGGCGCAACTACGACCTGATTGCAGCGCTCTACGGCTGGCAGGCGGTCCTGCCGTCGGCGCTGCGCGCGGAACTTGGCGACGCACTTGATGAGCGCGGTTTTGTGCGGACTGATGCCAGTCGACAAACGCCGGCCGCCGGCATTTACTGCGTTGGCGAGGCAGCGCAGGCCGTGCATCCCTGCGTGGTCACGGCCCTGGCCGACGGCGTCGTGGCGGCCAAAGCAATCGAGGCCGAGCTGCGCGGGGCCCGCAGCACTCCAGAATAGCGCGTTCAGCGGGCCCGACGATTCGCGGGATCGGCCGGAGGCAGCGCCAGCGCAGCTCGAAGCAGTCGCCAGTCCGGAAGCGCGCGGTGCAACAGCCAGGCCAGGCCAAAGGAGGCAATCCACAGCGCAGGAATGAGCAGCAGAAGCGGAATGCCTGGCCAGCTCCAGAGAATCGCTCGTAGAATCCAGGTATGGAACAAGAAGACGACAAAACTCAGCGCGGCGCCTTGAATGATGCAACGTGTTAGCCGCGATCGGATCAAGAGCTGGGGCTGTAACACGCTATCCCAGGCGGCAAAGAATCGAATCACGGCAAGACTCAACAGAACTACGACCTGCCGATTGAAATGATCGTAGTCGTCCGGCGCCCGGGCATGATAAGAATTGCCAACATATTCGTAGAGCGTTAGCGCCAACGCCAGCAATACGGCGATGCTTGCCATCCAGCGCTTTGACTCCAGTTGCTGGCGGGTCTCCTGAGCGGCAAAGGCAAAGGCAACGCCGCTGTAGAAGTAGAAGATCCAGTAAATCAAGAACGCAGAAAAGAATGCGGGACGTTCCAGACCAAGAGCATGAAAGATCAAGTGCGATGGGGAGCTGAAGGCCAGCTGCAGAATCAACAGCGCAACCCAGCATACCGCACGCCAAAGCGGCGCCATATGACGGATGAAGACAAACAGCAGCGGAAAAACAATATAGCATTCAATGATAATATGGAAGAAATAGAAGTGGTAATCGGCGCCCTGACGGTAAAGCAAGGGCGCCAGCGTTTGAGCAAAGCGCAAGGCCGCCTCGCCAAGGGCCGCGCCGGCGACCAGGTCCTGGGGCAGTTGAAAGCGCGGCGAGAAGGCAAAAAAAACAAGCGTCCAGACCAGAAAGGGAAGCCCGACGCGCAGCGCGCGGCCGCGCCAGAAGTCGAGCGTTGTTGCCAGATCGAAGCCAGCGCCGGATGCCTGCAATTGCCGTCGGTACTTCAAGGCAAGGCCGTAGCCTGATAGAAAGACAAAAGAGGGTACGCTGAATCGCGCCAGCTGGTTGAGCGTCACGCCGACAAAGTCCGCCGAAAGAAAATCGTGATGTTGACGGAAGGCCTCTTCCCAGCGCCACGTACTGTGAATGATCAGGACGAAGGCAATTGCCAGCAGCCGGAATAAATCGCCTGTGATGCGGCTCATGCCGGGCCAGGCTCTGCAGCGGCCCTCCATCGACTAGCCAGAAATGGCTCGCCGGACCCGGCGATTGTGCGCAGAATCGATGATCTTTTAC
This DNA window, taken from Leptospirales bacterium, encodes the following:
- a CDS encoding NAD(P)/FAD-dependent oxidoreductase produces the protein MNRDFDALVIGAGPAGVSAAIWLQLLGLRPLLIERSKRVGGLLYQFDQPNLWMPGLPAQSGPQYAAALAEHLQLVGAELRLQSELVAVERNADGFHCQVQNATGSALERIQARRLVMASGVRSRDGGLQAGPGVVIGPGQALDQAPVAGLRVALLGGGDNAAEYYTILNKKHPALIHVYARTLRARPALAERIAEGDLFAGAYSVDLSTLQIQRDGQRRNYDLIAALYGWQAVLPSALRAELGDALDERGFVRTDASRQTPAAGIYCVGEAAQAVHPCVVTALADGVVAAKAIEAELRGARSTPE
- a CDS encoding BMP family ABC transporter substrate-binding protein — its product is MRKICSFIHCLLAVALAAAQCDRPAELPRADGVVVGALFGAGGQGDQSFNDMTYNGLIRARKDFGYELLSEAPGPSPAERERALQRLLKARAQVIVVSGWEFEQLIRNAARQRPDVRFVFHDLPIEGYDNVSSTVFNHQQGAYLAGALAGWQTESGVVGFIGGMDSPTLHEFQQGFSDGARFARPTVRVLAAYAAAEGDFHGFEDPDRGAALALQQYANGADIIFAAAGLTNNGVIEAARRQRRFAIGVDADQDHLARGYVLTSMMKRLDVATYEELRQIAGGQFKPGVHRYGLASGGVSLSEMKYTRDRIPESTLQKLEALRKQLIESEQSDAGGS
- a CDS encoding acyltransferase, which codes for MSRITGDLFRLLAIAFVLIIHSTWRWEEAFRQHHDFLSADFVGVTLNQLARFSVPSFVFLSGYGLALKYRRQLQASGAGFDLATTLDFWRGRALRVGLPFLVWTLVFFAFSPRFQLPQDLVAGAALGEAALRFAQTLAPLLYRQGADYHFYFFHIIIECYIVFPLLFVFIRHMAPLWRAVCWVALLILQLAFSSPSHLIFHALGLERPAFFSAFLIYWIFYFYSGVAFAFAAQETRQQLESKRWMASIAVLLALALTLYEYVGNSYHARAPDDYDHFNRQVVVLLSLAVIRFFAAWDSVLQPQLLIRSRLTRCIIQGAALSFVVFLFHTWILRAILWSWPGIPLLLLIPALWIASFGLAWLLHRALPDWRLLRAALALPPADPANRRAR
- a CDS encoding SpoIIE family protein phosphatase is translated as MARRSLVFLFLLLGQVAATTALGAEQGSVQGLALSAAESAWIRQHPVVIHGYTTDWPPFEFVQSDGLYQGVAADYLKLIEQRTGLHFQPQPGLNWQTSIQQAEEGRIDLLPCISDSTRHRRFLLFTRTYIDYPIVIVTRTDAPFVGALGDLNDQVAAAPRAYYTADLLIQDYPGVRLLYTDTIGQALRKVSIGEADAAIDNLAVMSQQISRMGLTNLKIAAPTEYRSEMRMAVRSDQPELRSILDKALASITAAESNAINQKWLPVRYEYGVDMAEVIRTGLLIGAGVAAAFALFYLWNRSLEREVRQRKAAEEQLSRLNSELVGQRNQLESALRTIQRDIGLARVVQQNILPRRVDGFRGLRVAALYQPAGDIGGDIYDIFEREPGLVRIFLADAMGHGVQAALVTMMIKSEYEHLKRGAENPDEALRQLNQAMMFRYQSMPIYFPAIIVDVDAIDGRLRYCSAGLGDQLALQADGGTRRLRRTAPIIGLSQSLPFQIEETELAAGETVLLFTDGIIEAQNRYSQMYGEARLAREFRGQGLASPELGLERIQRSVQEHLAGMAPEDDITVVALQRRQASAPGSLPSPPGK